A portion of the Stella humosa genome contains these proteins:
- a CDS encoding aspartate dehydrogenase domain-containing protein, translating to MAAMAPRMRVGLAGFGSVGQFLARRLAEGALPEVELTAITARNLEQAARNAAALGVQARVVPLAELPAHADVIVECATADSFPVVARTVLEAGRTLLALSAGGVPAFPDIVDFAARHGGRIRIASGALPGLDSIRSAAEGTIRQVRLFSRIKPASFVGEEYLESRGYDFRQPLAAAVKVFTGSAGEAAAAFPRHFNVAISLSLAGVGFDRTQVEIWADPDIPGAIHTVELEADEVILSLTSRNRPSEANPKTSRIIAPSVLAALRTMAGSLHVGS from the coding sequence ATGGCGGCGATGGCGCCCCGGATGCGGGTGGGGCTGGCGGGTTTCGGCAGCGTCGGGCAGTTCCTTGCCCGGCGCCTGGCCGAAGGCGCCCTGCCGGAGGTCGAGCTGACGGCGATCACCGCGCGCAACCTAGAGCAGGCGGCGCGCAATGCCGCCGCACTCGGGGTCCAGGCCAGGGTCGTGCCCCTGGCCGAGCTGCCGGCCCATGCCGACGTGATCGTCGAATGCGCCACGGCGGACTCGTTCCCCGTGGTCGCCCGCACGGTGCTGGAGGCCGGACGCACGTTGCTGGCACTGAGTGCCGGCGGCGTGCCGGCCTTCCCCGACATCGTCGATTTCGCCGCCCGCCATGGCGGGCGCATCCGCATCGCCAGCGGCGCATTGCCGGGGCTGGATTCGATCCGCTCGGCGGCCGAGGGCACGATCCGCCAGGTGCGCCTCTTCTCGCGCATCAAGCCGGCATCCTTCGTGGGCGAGGAGTATCTCGAATCCCGCGGCTACGACTTCCGCCAGCCGCTGGCAGCCGCGGTGAAGGTCTTCACCGGCTCGGCCGGGGAGGCGGCGGCGGCCTTCCCGCGCCATTTCAACGTGGCGATCTCCCTCAGCCTAGCCGGGGTCGGCTTCGACCGCACCCAGGTCGAGATCTGGGCCGACCCGGACATCCCGGGCGCCATCCACACGGTGGAGTTGGAGGCGGACGAGGTCATTCTTTCGCTTACAAGCCGCAACCGGCCGTCGGAGGCGAACCCCAAGACCAGCCGCATCATCGCCCCCAGCGTGCTGGCGGCGCTCCGCACGATGGCGGGGTCGCTGCACGTCGGAAGCTAG
- a CDS encoding thiamine pyrophosphate-binding protein → MSNQLSGAEAFVRLLQQHDVKHVFGLCGDTSLPLYDALFRLDHGMTHILSRDERSASYMADGYARVTGKVGICEGPSGGGATYILPGVVEANESSIPILAVTTDISVGGRGRYTLTELDQEALFRPLSKWNRMLNRAVDIPRVVRSAFTHMTSAKPGSAHIGLPFDVQKDPVDEADVWADRALGSYPSRRFGPDPEMVARAAEALLSAKNPIFICGGGVVIAGAEAALVQLAEWLGAAVATTISGQGSIPEDHPLATGVVGSNGGTPMTRALVDMADLVIFVGCRAGSVTTERWRHPLPGKARVVHIDADPGVFGATYQTQVAMLSDARLALEAILAEVKTAPRPTIGRMLDAAAIAKAKLEKFGAFNALAQSDDAPIRPERVVATLQKILPNDAVIVCDPGTPCPYFSGYYEFKSTGRHFISNRAHGALGYSMSAAVGAWYGRPQSKVLSIMGDGSFGFTVGEMETIVRQKVPLTMIVFSNSVYGWIKAGQKTGFDSRYFSVDFSRTDHAKVAEAFGVKAWTVRDPADLETALRQAIDHDGPTLVDIHAQPLQDAKAPVSEWVA, encoded by the coding sequence ATGAGCAACCAGCTTTCCGGGGCCGAAGCCTTCGTCCGCCTGCTGCAGCAGCATGACGTGAAGCACGTCTTCGGCCTGTGCGGCGACACCAGCCTGCCGCTTTACGACGCGCTGTTCCGGCTCGACCATGGCATGACCCACATCCTGAGCCGCGACGAACGGTCGGCCTCTTACATGGCCGACGGCTATGCGCGCGTGACCGGCAAGGTCGGCATCTGCGAGGGCCCCTCGGGTGGCGGCGCCACCTACATCCTGCCGGGCGTGGTCGAGGCGAACGAGTCGTCGATCCCGATCCTGGCGGTGACGACCGACATCTCGGTCGGCGGCCGCGGCCGCTACACCCTGACGGAGCTCGACCAGGAGGCGTTGTTCCGGCCGCTGTCGAAGTGGAACCGGATGCTGAACCGCGCGGTCGACATTCCGCGCGTGGTCCGCTCGGCCTTCACCCACATGACCAGCGCCAAGCCGGGCTCGGCCCATATCGGCCTGCCCTTCGACGTGCAGAAGGACCCGGTCGACGAGGCCGACGTGTGGGCCGACCGCGCGCTCGGCAGCTACCCGTCGCGCCGCTTCGGTCCCGATCCGGAGATGGTGGCCCGCGCGGCCGAGGCCCTGCTGTCGGCCAAGAACCCGATCTTCATCTGCGGCGGCGGCGTCGTCATCGCCGGCGCCGAGGCGGCCCTGGTGCAGTTGGCGGAGTGGCTGGGTGCGGCCGTCGCCACCACCATCTCGGGCCAGGGCTCGATCCCCGAGGACCACCCGCTGGCGACCGGCGTGGTCGGCTCCAACGGCGGCACGCCGATGACGCGCGCGCTGGTCGACATGGCCGACCTGGTGATCTTCGTCGGCTGCCGCGCGGGCTCGGTCACGACCGAGCGCTGGCGTCACCCGCTGCCGGGCAAGGCCCGGGTTGTCCACATCGACGCCGATCCCGGCGTTTTCGGCGCCACCTACCAGACCCAGGTGGCGATGCTGTCGGATGCCCGCCTGGCGCTGGAGGCGATCCTGGCCGAGGTGAAGACGGCCCCGCGCCCCACCATCGGCCGGATGCTGGATGCCGCCGCCATCGCCAAGGCAAAGCTCGAGAAGTTCGGCGCGTTCAATGCGCTGGCCCAGTCCGACGACGCGCCGATCCGGCCCGAGCGGGTGGTGGCGACGTTGCAGAAGATCCTGCCGAACGATGCCGTCATCGTCTGCGACCCGGGCACGCCCTGCCCCTACTTCTCGGGCTACTACGAGTTCAAGTCGACCGGGCGGCACTTCATCTCCAACCGTGCCCACGGCGCGCTCGGCTATTCCATGTCGGCGGCGGTCGGCGCCTGGTATGGCCGGCCGCAGTCCAAGGTGCTGTCGATCATGGGCGACGGCTCGTTCGGCTTCACGGTCGGCGAGATGGAGACGATCGTGCGCCAGAAGGTGCCGCTGACGATGATCGTCTTCTCCAACAGCGTCTATGGCTGGATCAAGGCCGGGCAGAAGACCGGCTTCGACAGCCGCTACTTCTCGGTCGACTTCTCGCGCACCGATCATGCCAAGGTGGCCGAGGCCTTCGGCGTGAAGGCCTGGACCGTGCGCGACCCGGCCGACCTGGAGACGGCGCTGCGCCAGGCGATCGACCATGACGGCCCGACCCTGGTCGACATCCACGCCCAGCCGCTGCAGGACGCCAAGGCGCCCGTGTCGGAGTGGGTGGCCTGA
- a CDS encoding di-heme oxidoreductase family protein — protein MMGRRTAIAATMLALAAAPGAAADSATLRDIVRPPTDFSRPEPYEENPGGAATGRHPINTSVFSHPSGNLSFERQLDFKVGDGIFRKLWVSAPSSTRSSDGLGPLWNARSCQSCHLKDGRGRVPAPGEAAVSLFLRLSIPPETAEQQDRLAKLLASAVPEPTYGGQLQNFSVQGHLAEGTMDVAYAEEPVRLADGTIVHLRRPTYSISGLNYGPLHPKTMMSPRLAPPMIGMGLLELVDEADILALADPDDGDGDGIAGKANRVWSREFDRAMLGRFGWKAGQPTIAQQVADAFSGDMGLSTPLSRDPWGDCTPAQDACRKAPHGAHGEGAVEVVPKMFDLVAFYSRHLAVPARRDVDSPQVLEGKRQFHASGCAGCHRPKFVTGNDPDRPELSGQLIWPYTDLLLHDMGEGLADDRPEGLANGRQWRTTPLWGLGLTEVVNGNTFYLHDGRARSPLEAILWHGGEAEAARRKVVAMSRHEREALLAFLRSL, from the coding sequence ATGATGGGCAGAAGAACCGCGATCGCGGCCACCATGCTGGCGCTGGCCGCCGCCCCCGGGGCGGCGGCCGACTCCGCCACCCTGCGCGACATCGTCCGGCCGCCGACCGACTTTTCCAGGCCGGAACCCTATGAGGAGAACCCGGGCGGGGCCGCGACCGGGCGCCATCCGATCAACACCAGCGTCTTCTCGCACCCCTCCGGCAACCTGTCCTTCGAGCGCCAGCTCGACTTCAAGGTGGGCGACGGCATCTTCCGCAAGCTGTGGGTGTCGGCCCCCAGTTCGACCCGCTCGTCGGACGGGCTGGGGCCGCTGTGGAACGCGCGCTCCTGCCAGTCCTGCCACCTGAAGGACGGGCGCGGCCGCGTGCCGGCACCCGGCGAGGCGGCCGTCTCGCTTTTCCTGCGGCTGTCGATCCCGCCCGAGACGGCCGAGCAGCAGGACCGGCTGGCCAAGCTGCTGGCCTCGGCGGTGCCGGAGCCGACCTATGGCGGCCAGCTCCAGAACTTCTCGGTCCAGGGCCACCTGGCCGAGGGCACGATGGACGTCGCCTATGCCGAGGAGCCGGTGCGGCTGGCCGACGGCACGATCGTCCATCTGCGCCGCCCGACCTACTCCATCTCCGGCTTGAACTACGGCCCACTCCATCCGAAGACCATGATGTCGCCGCGGCTGGCGCCGCCGATGATCGGCATGGGGCTGCTGGAACTGGTCGACGAGGCCGACATCCTGGCGCTGGCCGATCCGGACGACGGCGACGGCGACGGCATCGCCGGCAAGGCCAACCGGGTGTGGAGCCGGGAGTTCGACCGCGCCATGCTGGGCCGCTTCGGCTGGAAGGCGGGGCAGCCGACGATCGCCCAGCAGGTGGCCGATGCCTTCTCGGGCGACATGGGCCTGTCGACGCCCCTGTCGCGCGACCCCTGGGGCGACTGCACGCCGGCCCAGGACGCCTGCCGCAAGGCCCCGCACGGCGCCCATGGCGAGGGCGCGGTCGAGGTGGTGCCCAAGATGTTCGACCTGGTCGCCTTCTATTCCCGTCACTTGGCCGTGCCCGCGCGGCGCGACGTCGATTCCCCCCAGGTGCTGGAAGGCAAGCGGCAGTTCCATGCCAGCGGCTGCGCCGGCTGCCACCGCCCGAAGTTCGTCACCGGCAACGACCCGGACCGGCCGGAACTGTCGGGGCAGCTTATCTGGCCCTACACCGACCTGCTGCTGCACGACATGGGCGAAGGGCTGGCGGACGACCGGCCGGAAGGCCTGGCGAACGGGCGGCAGTGGCGCACCACGCCCCTGTGGGGTCTGGGCCTGACCGAGGTGGTGAACGGCAACACCTTCTATCTCCATGACGGCCGCGCGCGCTCGCCGCTCGAGGCGATCCTGTGGCATGGCGGCGAGGCCGAGGCGGCCCGGCGCAAGGTGGTGGCGATGAGCCGGCACGAGCGCGAGGCGCTGCTTGCCTTCCTGCGGTCCCTCTAG
- a CDS encoding MmgE/PrpD family protein has protein sequence MATRGSGPLTEAWAKLVAGFTADSVPEPVRARALQMILDGSGALLAASDPKISTGRRIAGFVEGQGGAPQATIVGHGFRTSVVNAALANGTMGYTCDVEPHHPEGVLHPIAVMVPAALALAEHLGKPGRDLVAAVVLGCEIEYRLSMALGPVEQYNLGFHPSAVCGCFGATAAAAFLLGLDEAQVTKAFGLAGCQASGLMAWESDETENSRPFQMGMAARNGVTAAMLAAQGFGGPIGIFDHGHTVFGAFSRKAAQHHMTDELGTRWDGIMELAIKPYSSVSFLHPGLDSLLGIQRANNLAIEDVDSIVLRFPSSGTHCIDDNPLKSHCAQYILPVALSKTGLRVADLFTDRRLSEPEVARLSARVTVVQDDDLDKGFPNRYETVVEVTTTAGKTFSDKNGIARGYPEAPLTDAEVREKFARLTGAVASPKRIADLAAAIDGLWEAPGVERYAALMGAKPDNQ, from the coding sequence ATGGCGACGCGCGGTTCCGGTCCGCTGACCGAGGCATGGGCGAAACTGGTGGCGGGCTTCACGGCCGATTCCGTGCCGGAGCCGGTGCGCGCCCGCGCCCTCCAGATGATCCTGGACGGCAGCGGCGCGCTGCTGGCCGCATCCGATCCCAAGATCTCGACCGGCCGGCGCATCGCCGGCTTCGTCGAAGGGCAGGGCGGGGCACCGCAGGCGACCATCGTCGGCCACGGCTTCCGAACCAGCGTCGTGAACGCCGCACTTGCCAACGGCACGATGGGCTACACCTGCGACGTCGAGCCCCATCATCCCGAGGGCGTGCTGCACCCGATCGCCGTCATGGTGCCGGCGGCACTCGCCCTGGCCGAGCATCTGGGCAAGCCCGGCCGCGACCTGGTGGCGGCCGTCGTCCTGGGCTGCGAGATCGAGTACCGCCTGTCGATGGCCCTGGGCCCGGTCGAGCAGTACAACCTGGGATTCCATCCGTCGGCGGTCTGCGGCTGCTTCGGCGCCACGGCGGCGGCCGCCTTCCTGCTCGGCCTGGACGAGGCGCAGGTGACCAAGGCGTTCGGCCTGGCCGGCTGCCAGGCGTCCGGCCTGATGGCGTGGGAATCCGACGAGACCGAGAATTCGCGGCCCTTCCAGATGGGCATGGCGGCGCGCAACGGCGTCACCGCGGCGATGCTGGCGGCCCAGGGCTTCGGCGGCCCCATCGGCATCTTCGACCATGGCCACACGGTCTTCGGCGCCTTCAGCCGCAAGGCCGCCCAGCACCACATGACCGACGAGCTCGGCACCCGCTGGGACGGCATCATGGAACTGGCGATCAAGCCCTATTCCAGCGTGTCCTTCCTGCATCCGGGTCTCGACAGCCTGCTCGGCATCCAGCGCGCCAACAATCTGGCGATCGAGGATGTCGATTCGATCGTGCTGCGCTTCCCGTCGTCGGGCACCCACTGCATCGACGACAACCCGCTCAAGAGCCATTGCGCGCAGTACATCCTGCCGGTCGCCCTGTCGAAGACGGGCCTGCGCGTGGCCGATCTTTTCACCGACCGCCGCCTGTCCGAGCCGGAGGTCGCCCGCCTGTCGGCGCGCGTCACGGTGGTGCAGGACGACGACCTCGATAAGGGTTTCCCCAACCGCTACGAGACGGTGGTCGAGGTGACGACGACCGCCGGCAAGACCTTCTCCGACAAGAACGGCATCGCCCGCGGCTATCCCGAGGCCCCCCTTACCGATGCCGAGGTGCGGGAGAAGTTCGCCCGCCTGACCGGGGCGGTCGCCTCGCCCAAGCGCATCGCCGACCTGGCCGCCGCGATCGACGGGTTGTGGGAGGCGCCCGGCGTCGAGCGCTATGCCGCCCTCATGGGTGCCAAGCCGGACAACCAGTGA
- a CDS encoding DUF1513 domain-containing protein, whose amino-acid sequence MRRRDLLAGGLACAALAALPRARAEAARPLMLGARIEAGGRFFASAFDGEGEGRLDLALPARGHGFAQRPGGAEVVACARRPGRYLAVIDLAAGGIRHMVANAEGRRFNGHGAFSTDGRLFFASESDYAGERGVIGVYAADRGYAPVAVWDSGGLDPHDVRLLPDGRTLVVANGGIVTDLDAPRMKLNTGAMDSTLAYLDTADGRLVAVHRPAAELGALGIRHLAVAADGMVAVAAQYEGPAVDLVPLVGTHRPGDREIRFFAAPQPTLRAMRQYCGSAAMDAAGRVLGVSSPRGNIATFWDIADGRVLSSVAVADGCGIAGAGPDGGFVVASGLGGAVGFDPATGAGRPLAGSVAAAGRWDNHLIALQGGT is encoded by the coding sequence ATGCGGCGACGCGATCTTCTGGCGGGCGGGCTCGCCTGTGCGGCGCTGGCGGCCCTGCCGCGGGCACGGGCGGAAGCCGCACGGCCCCTGATGCTGGGCGCCCGCATCGAGGCTGGCGGCCGCTTCTTCGCCAGCGCCTTCGACGGCGAGGGCGAGGGGCGGCTTGATCTCGCCCTGCCGGCGCGTGGGCACGGCTTCGCCCAACGCCCGGGCGGCGCGGAGGTCGTGGCCTGCGCGCGGCGGCCCGGCCGCTACCTGGCGGTGATCGACCTGGCGGCGGGCGGCATCCGCCACATGGTCGCCAATGCCGAAGGCCGGCGCTTCAACGGGCACGGCGCCTTCTCGACCGACGGCCGGCTCTTCTTCGCCTCGGAATCGGACTATGCGGGCGAGCGCGGGGTGATCGGCGTCTATGCCGCCGACCGCGGCTATGCGCCGGTCGCGGTGTGGGATTCGGGCGGGCTCGACCCGCACGACGTCCGCCTGCTGCCGGACGGGCGCACGCTCGTGGTCGCCAATGGCGGCATCGTCACCGACCTCGACGCGCCGCGCATGAAGCTGAACACCGGGGCCATGGATTCGACGCTGGCCTATCTCGATACGGCGGACGGGCGTCTCGTCGCCGTCCACCGGCCGGCAGCCGAACTGGGGGCGCTTGGCATCCGCCACCTGGCCGTGGCGGCCGACGGCATGGTGGCGGTGGCAGCGCAGTATGAGGGGCCGGCCGTCGACCTGGTGCCGCTGGTCGGCACCCACCGGCCGGGCGACCGCGAGATCCGCTTCTTCGCCGCCCCCCAGCCGACCTTGCGGGCGATGCGGCAGTATTGCGGCAGTGCGGCCATGGACGCAGCCGGCCGCGTGCTGGGCGTGTCGTCGCCGCGCGGTAACATCGCCACCTTCTGGGACATCGCCGACGGCCGCGTGCTGTCGTCGGTGGCGGTGGCGGATGGCTGCGGCATCGCCGGCGCCGGCCCGGACGGCGGCTTCGTCGTTGCCAGCGGCCTGGGCGGGGCGGTGGGATTCGATCCCGCGACCGGCGCCGGCCGACCCCTGGCAGGGTCGGTCGCGGCTGCCGGTCGCTGGGACAATCATCTCATCGCCCTGCAGGGCGGCACCTGA
- a CDS encoding imelysin family protein, which translates to MPGLILRLFLLLSAFVLPVAGGQAADLDEAVYRRLNEALATGYVVPRYAALEKATAALEAGAKTFCAAPSRTHLVELRRRYVEASDAWQRIQHVRFGPVEYFSRSARFAFWPDPRNSVGRALEELLKAEPAALDPAALARGNVAGQGFPALERLMFADGTEGLLLAGDDGARRRCAVLHALTVNLARMAADVHHEWTGGDRPFLKVLAGAGGTDSPYQQPSEATLDFVKALHLSVELVSDHKLARPLGQAIQAARPRLAEAWRSGRSLDNVRLDLAAGADLYGAADGFSAVVKGPAKDVALDELLRRAFAQTRASAEAIQGPLESAVEDAKRRPAIERLVRETAALKALIAQRLTEALGIPLGFNALDGD; encoded by the coding sequence ATGCCCGGCCTGATCCTGCGGCTGTTCCTCCTGCTCTCTGCCTTCGTCCTGCCGGTGGCCGGCGGCCAGGCGGCCGACCTGGACGAGGCGGTCTATCGCCGGCTCAATGAGGCGCTCGCCACCGGCTATGTCGTGCCGCGCTATGCCGCGCTGGAGAAGGCGACGGCCGCACTCGAGGCCGGCGCCAAGACCTTCTGTGCCGCCCCCAGCCGCACCCATCTGGTCGAGTTGCGGCGCCGCTATGTCGAGGCCTCTGACGCCTGGCAGCGCATCCAGCATGTCCGCTTCGGGCCGGTCGAGTATTTCTCGCGGTCTGCCCGCTTCGCCTTCTGGCCGGACCCGCGCAACAGCGTCGGCCGCGCGCTGGAGGAACTGCTGAAGGCCGAGCCGGCGGCGCTGGACCCGGCGGCGCTGGCGCGCGGCAACGTCGCCGGCCAGGGCTTCCCGGCGCTGGAACGCCTGATGTTCGCGGACGGGACGGAGGGGCTGCTGCTGGCCGGGGATGACGGCGCCCGCCGGCGCTGCGCCGTGCTGCACGCGCTCACGGTCAATCTCGCCCGCATGGCGGCCGACGTGCACCATGAATGGACCGGCGGCGACCGGCCGTTCCTGAAGGTACTGGCCGGCGCCGGCGGCACCGATTCGCCCTACCAGCAGCCGAGCGAGGCGACGCTCGACTTCGTTAAGGCGCTGCACCTGTCGGTCGAACTGGTGTCCGACCACAAGCTGGCGCGCCCGCTGGGACAGGCCATCCAGGCCGCCCGGCCGCGCCTGGCGGAGGCCTGGCGCAGCGGCCGCTCGCTCGACAATGTCCGCCTCGACCTTGCCGCCGGGGCTGATCTCTATGGTGCCGCCGACGGCTTCTCTGCGGTCGTGAAGGGACCGGCCAAGGACGTCGCCCTCGACGAGCTGCTGCGCCGCGCCTTCGCGCAGACCCGCGCTTCGGCCGAGGCGATCCAGGGGCCGCTGGAATCGGCGGTCGAGGATGCCAAGCGCCGCCCGGCGATCGAGCGGCTGGTGCGCGAGACGGCGGCGTTGAAGGCGCTGATCGCCCAGCGCCTGACCGAGGCGCTGGGCATCCCGCTCGGCTTCAACGCGCTGGACGGGGACTGA
- a CDS encoding GntR family transcriptional regulator has protein sequence MEREPLGRVRRRPRTQVNLAERAYEQLRTMAITYQFRPLERLAEADLVKRLKVSRTPIREALNRLVTEGFLVFTPNRGFQCRPLDAKEIFDLYEVRRSLEVAAVRLAAERATDEELEELAAFLKTSRAAPDDASVVELVGLDEAFHERVAGLSRNAELLHILRNINARIRFCRWIDMANGRRQATQTEHAEVLAALVARDADRCAAMMQGHIARRLDQIVDVIREGYARIYMGAYAAEQPKAGPGRSRPD, from the coding sequence ATGGAAAGAGAACCTCTCGGCCGAGTCCGCCGGCGACCGCGCACCCAGGTGAACCTGGCCGAGCGCGCCTACGAGCAGTTGCGGACGATGGCCATCACCTACCAGTTCCGCCCGCTGGAGCGGCTGGCGGAGGCCGACCTGGTGAAGCGGCTGAAGGTCAGCCGCACGCCGATCCGCGAAGCGCTCAACCGGCTGGTGACCGAGGGCTTCCTGGTCTTCACGCCCAACCGCGGCTTCCAGTGCCGGCCGCTCGACGCCAAGGAGATCTTCGACCTCTACGAGGTGCGGCGCTCGCTCGAGGTGGCGGCCGTACGCCTGGCGGCCGAGCGCGCCACCGACGAGGAGCTGGAGGAACTGGCGGCCTTCCTGAAGACCAGCCGGGCCGCACCCGACGATGCCTCGGTGGTGGAACTGGTGGGGCTGGACGAAGCCTTCCACGAGCGCGTCGCCGGCCTGTCGCGCAATGCCGAGCTCTTGCACATCCTGCGCAACATCAACGCCCGCATCCGCTTCTGCCGCTGGATCGACATGGCCAACGGCCGCCGCCAGGCGACCCAGACCGAGCATGCCGAGGTGCTGGCGGCCCTGGTCGCGCGCGATGCCGACCGCTGTGCGGCAATGATGCAGGGCCATATCGCCCGCCGCCTCGACCAGATCGTCGATGTCATCCGCGAGGGCTATGCGCGCATCTACATGGGCGCCTACGCCGCCGAACAGCCCAAGGCCGGCCCGGGGCGGTCGCGCCCCGACTGA
- a CDS encoding imelysin family protein produces MIAAKHLFAFGFIAAMVPALAAGAADKRQIVATYGDIAQAMYQDALAGAGTLKTAVTALVEQPSEANLKAARTAWLAARVPYQQTEAFRFGNAIVDGWEGKVNGWPLDEGLIDYVDSSYGAESDENPLYTANVIANPKIKFGGKTIDATRITKKLLSEKLHELGGVEANVAVGWHAIEFLLWGQDLNGNGPGAGNRPWTDYAKGAACTNGHCDRRGQYLRVATDLLVDDLGWMTKQWAKTGKARKDLGKGGPDGGITAILTGIGSLAYGELAGERMKLGLMLHDPEEEHDCFSDNTHNSHYYNVVGMRAVWFGQYKRTDGSELKGPAPADLVQATDAALAVEMKARLDATEAAMRRVKERAETKEAYDQMIGPDNAEGNAVVQAAIDALTAQTRTLERVVASLKLKPIKFEGSDSLDDPAKVFKK; encoded by the coding sequence GTGATCGCCGCCAAGCATTTGTTCGCGTTCGGATTTATCGCCGCCATGGTGCCGGCGCTGGCCGCTGGCGCCGCCGACAAGCGCCAGATCGTCGCCACCTATGGCGACATCGCCCAGGCGATGTACCAGGATGCGCTGGCCGGCGCCGGTACGCTGAAGACGGCGGTGACCGCGCTCGTCGAGCAGCCGAGCGAGGCCAACCTGAAGGCCGCGCGGACCGCCTGGCTTGCCGCCCGCGTCCCCTACCAGCAGACCGAGGCCTTCCGCTTCGGCAATGCCATCGTCGACGGCTGGGAAGGCAAGGTGAATGGCTGGCCGCTCGACGAGGGGCTGATCGACTATGTCGACAGCTCCTATGGCGCCGAAAGCGACGAGAACCCGCTCTACACCGCCAACGTCATCGCCAACCCGAAGATCAAGTTCGGCGGCAAGACGATCGACGCCACCCGCATCACCAAGAAGCTGCTGTCCGAGAAGCTGCACGAACTGGGCGGGGTCGAGGCCAACGTCGCCGTCGGCTGGCACGCGATCGAGTTCCTGCTGTGGGGCCAGGACCTGAACGGCAACGGCCCCGGCGCCGGCAATCGGCCCTGGACCGACTATGCCAAGGGGGCGGCCTGCACCAACGGCCATTGCGATCGCCGCGGCCAGTACCTGCGGGTGGCGACCGACTTGCTGGTCGACGATCTCGGCTGGATGACCAAGCAGTGGGCCAAGACCGGCAAGGCGCGCAAGGACCTGGGCAAGGGTGGCCCGGACGGCGGCATCACCGCCATCCTGACCGGCATCGGCAGCCTGGCCTATGGCGAGCTGGCGGGCGAGCGCATGAAGCTGGGCCTGATGCTGCACGACCCGGAAGAGGAGCATGACTGCTTCTCCGACAACACCCACAACAGCCACTACTACAACGTGGTCGGCATGCGCGCGGTCTGGTTCGGCCAGTACAAGCGCACGGACGGCAGCGAACTGAAGGGGCCGGCTCCGGCCGATCTCGTGCAGGCGACGGATGCGGCGCTGGCGGTGGAGATGAAGGCGCGACTAGACGCGACCGAGGCCGCGATGCGCCGGGTCAAGGAACGCGCCGAGACCAAGGAAGCCTACGACCAGATGATCGGGCCGGACAACGCCGAGGGCAACGCGGTGGTGCAGGCCGCGATCGACGCGCTGACGGCACAGACCCGCACGCTGGAGCGCGTGGTGGCGTCCCTCAAGCTGAAGCCGATCAAGTTCGAGGGCTCCGACAGCCTCGACGACCCGGCCAAGGTCTTCAAGAAGTAA